A portion of the Roseimicrobium gellanilyticum genome contains these proteins:
- a CDS encoding GlsB/YeaQ/YmgE family stress response membrane protein, producing the protein MGILSWILLGLVAGALAKFIMPGKDPGGFFVTILIGIAGAITGGLVGRLFGLGAIESFDLGGIFIATIGSLILLILYRVLSKRMGKA; encoded by the coding sequence ATGGGAATCCTATCATGGATCCTCCTCGGCCTTGTGGCCGGAGCATTGGCCAAGTTCATCATGCCAGGAAAAGATCCTGGCGGATTCTTTGTCACCATCTTGATCGGCATCGCAGGCGCCATCACCGGGGGGCTCGTCGGCAGGCTCTTCGGTCTCGGAGCCATCGAGTCCTTCGATTTGGGTGGCATCTTCATCGCGACGATCGGCTCACTCATCCTGCTGATCCTCTATCGCGTGCTCTCGAAAAGGATGGGGAAAGCCTAA
- a CDS encoding dihydrofolate reductase, with protein sequence MLLSLIAAMDENRLLADARGIPWKLPRDVAHFREYTDSKWLLLGRTTYEEMRGWFRPGHCPLVLSSRCGWDPEIGRVVSSVPQAIATAEAAGQGELVCIGGGQVFAAALPYANKMVLTRVHASITPEGRPVYFPPWNASEWKDETIWQQPAEAGHALPFALHELTRR encoded by the coding sequence ATGCTCCTCTCCCTCATCGCCGCCATGGATGAGAACCGCCTCCTGGCGGATGCGCGCGGCATCCCGTGGAAGTTGCCCCGTGACGTCGCGCACTTCCGCGAGTACACCGACAGCAAGTGGCTGCTGCTGGGACGCACCACGTACGAGGAAATGCGCGGATGGTTCCGCCCGGGGCATTGCCCGCTGGTATTAAGCTCGCGCTGTGGATGGGATCCGGAAATCGGGCGCGTCGTATCCTCCGTACCACAAGCGATCGCCACGGCTGAGGCTGCCGGCCAGGGCGAGCTCGTGTGCATCGGCGGCGGACAAGTGTTTGCCGCTGCCCTGCCCTACGCCAACAAGATGGTGCTCACACGAGTGCATGCAAGCATCACACCGGAGGGAAGACCAGTGTACTTCCCCCCGTGGAATGCGTCTGAGTGGAAGGATGAGACTATTTGGCAACAGCCTGCGGAAGCAGGTCATGCTCTCCCTTTTGCCCTTCACGAGTTGACCCGCCGCTGA
- a CDS encoding YidB family protein translates to MIDTLLESLTGKKGNDAAVAAGGQDPLAAALSSLLEKNGGLQGLMSKFSKGGLGEVFTSWVGMGENQSVKSSQIEDVLGSDQVKGLAAQLGVDPSKASGFLADYLPKIVDKLTPSGQIDSAENQQQQGLDDLLPSLLSSLTGGKQQA, encoded by the coding sequence ATGATTGATACCCTCCTTGAAAGCCTCACTGGCAAGAAAGGAAATGATGCAGCCGTGGCCGCAGGCGGACAGGATCCTCTTGCGGCGGCACTAAGCAGCCTTCTGGAAAAAAACGGAGGTCTACAGGGCCTGATGAGCAAGTTCTCAAAGGGAGGACTTGGTGAAGTATTCACCTCCTGGGTAGGTATGGGAGAAAACCAGTCTGTGAAATCTTCACAAATTGAAGACGTACTCGGCTCGGATCAGGTGAAAGGCCTCGCAGCCCAACTGGGAGTCGATCCCTCGAAGGCCTCGGGGTTCCTCGCCGACTACCTGCCAAAGATCGTCGACAAACTGACCCCCAGTGGCCAGATCGACAGCGCTGAAAACCAGCAACAGCAGGGCCTGGATGACCTCCTCCCCTCCCTGCTCAGCAGCCTGACAGGCGGGAAGCAGCAGGCATGA
- a CDS encoding cytochrome c biogenesis protein ResB: protein MRDTATAPKAPSILKKVYGIFASFGFAVAVLTLLLLMTYLGTLEQLEHGLYDSQRKYFESWFITSIDIDCCLRAMHIPYEGEWVLPILLPGGGLLMGLLALNMICGGITRIISRMRAGLKNNVRPNLGLIGVLIAHVSVVFMLLAGLVSLLAKEEGAVWVTENQTVDEFEAFHVSDIRIEKLEPAPADGKREAMLIPDSQFADLTKGKARTFYREGLPFELMVMNYMEHCAVRPAKTGDPQSMVVDGYILQELPLHDAEMKPVPHEQRVNGAYVKAIDAKTKAEHLGIIVRTERAPWTVTIGNESYGVGIGRRQYRLPFEVKLDKFVRETHPGTNQARKFTSHVTVIRDGKSEEKIINMNEPLRFGGFAFFQSSFDMEAAQRGGQQSSMFQVASNPSDHWPLISLIAAMIGLLMNLVWHLTKFLKQSARSNVPVAPPSV, encoded by the coding sequence ATGAGAGACACTGCAACCGCCCCCAAGGCCCCTTCTATCTTGAAGAAGGTGTATGGCATTTTTGCATCCTTCGGCTTTGCCGTGGCGGTGCTCACCCTCCTGCTGCTCATGACGTACCTCGGTACGCTGGAGCAGCTCGAGCATGGCCTCTATGACAGCCAGCGGAAGTATTTCGAGTCCTGGTTCATCACCAGCATCGACATCGACTGCTGCCTTCGTGCCATGCACATCCCCTACGAGGGCGAATGGGTGCTGCCCATCCTCCTGCCCGGTGGTGGACTGCTCATGGGGTTGCTGGCGCTGAACATGATTTGCGGCGGTATCACCCGCATCATCTCGCGCATGCGCGCGGGGTTGAAGAACAACGTCAGACCAAACCTGGGACTCATCGGTGTGCTCATCGCGCACGTGTCGGTGGTGTTCATGCTCCTGGCCGGTCTGGTGTCCCTGCTGGCGAAAGAAGAAGGTGCGGTGTGGGTGACGGAGAACCAGACGGTGGATGAATTTGAAGCGTTCCACGTCAGCGATATCCGCATCGAGAAGCTCGAACCCGCGCCTGCAGACGGCAAACGGGAGGCGATGCTCATCCCGGACAGCCAGTTTGCGGATCTCACCAAGGGCAAGGCTCGCACCTTTTACCGTGAAGGTCTCCCGTTTGAACTGATGGTGATGAACTACATGGAGCACTGTGCGGTGCGTCCAGCCAAGACTGGAGATCCGCAGAGCATGGTGGTGGATGGATACATCCTCCAGGAGCTGCCGCTGCATGATGCGGAAATGAAACCAGTGCCGCATGAGCAGCGTGTGAATGGTGCTTATGTGAAGGCCATCGATGCGAAGACCAAGGCCGAGCATCTAGGCATCATCGTGCGTACCGAGCGCGCGCCATGGACGGTGACCATTGGCAATGAGTCGTACGGCGTGGGCATCGGCCGCCGCCAGTACCGCCTGCCCTTCGAGGTGAAGCTGGACAAGTTTGTCCGCGAGACCCACCCCGGTACGAACCAGGCGAGGAAGTTCACCAGCCACGTGACCGTGATTCGCGATGGGAAGTCCGAGGAGAAGATCATCAACATGAATGAGCCGCTGCGTTTCGGTGGCTTCGCTTTCTTCCAGAGTTCCTTCGACATGGAGGCGGCGCAACGCGGTGGCCAGCAGTCCTCCATGTTCCAGGTGGCGAGCAATCCCTCCGACCACTGGCCGCTCATCTCACTCATCGCTGCCATGATTGGTCTTCTGATGAATCTCGTCTGGCATCTGACGAAATTCCTGAAGCAAAGTGCGCGAAGCAATGTGCCGGTCGCTCCGCCCAGTGTCTAA
- a CDS encoding Co(2+)/Mg(2+) efflux protein ApaG, which translates to MPLQFEQLPGLSVSVDQVLYLPHLQVPPDKPHPFAYYLSIHNHSSESITIVGRKWIVTDDGGETLVVEGDGVVGEKPRLEPGQTFSYNSYHVIAEPSVATGTFFGQTDNGKPVYVRVPDFRLELPLV; encoded by the coding sequence ATGCCCCTACAATTTGAACAGCTCCCCGGGCTTTCCGTTTCGGTGGACCAGGTGCTCTATCTGCCTCACCTGCAGGTGCCCCCGGACAAGCCGCACCCCTTTGCCTACTACCTCTCCATCCACAATCATTCCAGCGAGTCCATCACCATCGTCGGACGCAAATGGATCGTGACGGATGACGGCGGTGAGACACTGGTGGTGGAAGGCGACGGTGTGGTGGGTGAGAAGCCCCGCCTGGAGCCCGGCCAGACTTTCAGCTACAACAGCTATCACGTCATCGCCGAGCCCAGCGTCGCCACCGGCACGTTCTTCGGCCAGACAGACAATGGAAAGCCCGTGTACGTGCGTGTTCCAGATTTCCGTCTGGAACTGCCGCTGGTGTGA
- a CDS encoding S41 family peptidase, with protein MSLFRACLLTPLLSLSSLLPAAESRPLLDKLPQNSIQSAFQILRRDYIRREDLSYEELNRAALQGLLERLDFGAELVPAKSDENPLVPYVHAEFLAPDVAYLRPETFTQGEGALFETALKGILEKKAKHLILDLRAGGKGLFEEAAAVLQTFLPAGELMFKMKQLHSDDAELFISKGSPLWTGRVVVLIDGETGHAAEAVAAVLHAQGRTLLIGEKTRGATVRYSDVTLDDHTILRYASAEMLLPDGTSRFKVGLEPTFNIVGNLKQKHLAFEGSRGKSHLPYVNDRVRPRFNERALVHDQNPELDDYIRRSKGQSLPGDEGQTRDVVTQRAIDFILAGDFGSASKIDWQPKHNPAEGPVESIPKAVPADPSATNPDQ; from the coding sequence ATGTCGCTCTTCCGGGCTTGCCTGCTCACTCCGTTGCTTTCCCTGTCTTCGCTGCTTCCGGCAGCGGAATCACGGCCGCTGCTGGACAAGTTGCCCCAAAACAGCATCCAGTCCGCCTTCCAGATCCTGCGACGGGACTACATTCGCAGGGAGGACCTGAGCTATGAGGAACTGAACCGCGCTGCTTTGCAGGGGTTGCTGGAGCGCCTGGACTTCGGTGCGGAGCTTGTGCCTGCGAAATCCGATGAGAATCCGTTGGTGCCGTATGTGCATGCGGAGTTTCTCGCGCCGGACGTGGCCTATCTGCGACCGGAGACGTTCACCCAGGGGGAGGGGGCTTTGTTTGAAACAGCCCTGAAGGGAATCCTGGAAAAGAAAGCCAAACATCTGATTCTGGATCTGCGCGCCGGAGGGAAAGGGCTCTTCGAGGAGGCAGCCGCGGTCTTGCAAACCTTCCTCCCGGCGGGAGAACTGATGTTCAAGATGAAGCAGCTTCACAGCGATGACGCGGAGCTTTTCATTTCAAAGGGCTCGCCGCTGTGGACCGGGCGCGTGGTGGTGTTGATCGATGGTGAGACTGGTCATGCAGCCGAGGCTGTGGCGGCGGTATTGCATGCGCAGGGCAGGACGCTTTTGATTGGCGAAAAGACCCGTGGCGCCACCGTGCGCTACTCGGACGTGACGCTGGATGACCATACCATTCTGCGCTACGCCAGCGCGGAGATGCTGCTGCCGGATGGGACCTCCCGCTTCAAGGTGGGGCTGGAGCCAACCTTCAACATCGTGGGCAACCTGAAGCAGAAGCATCTTGCGTTTGAAGGCAGTCGTGGGAAATCCCACCTTCCTTACGTGAATGACCGGGTGCGCCCGCGCTTCAATGAGAGAGCACTGGTGCACGATCAGAATCCCGAACTCGACGACTACATCCGCCGCAGCAAGGGGCAATCCCTGCCGGGGGATGAAGGCCAGACTCGCGATGTGGTGACCCAGAGGGCCATTGATTTCATTCTCGCAGGTGACTTTGGCAGTGCCTCCAAAATCGACTGGCAGCCGAAGCACAATCCGGCGGAGGGCCCGGTGGAGAGCATCCCCAAGGCCGTGCCTGCAGACCCCTCCGCCACCAATCCAGACCAATGA
- a CDS encoding 5-formyltetrahydrofolate cyclo-ligase yields the protein MTTSETQQPETKSEMRKLIRERMRACSLEDRAAWSESVLSHLRQKPEWVRPGGVVTLFGGMVSEPNLLPLLPWLQEMGMRTAFFAIEGDIMTPYLIQDEQDLVPGVLGVLEPWRNAKKRLKFEEVSVALVPGVAFSSADGTRLGRGKGHYDRALERMQDICVRIGVCFHMQILPTVPAEGHDRRVQSIVTENGWMSLTGRD from the coding sequence ATGACGACCTCAGAAACCCAGCAACCGGAGACCAAGAGCGAGATGAGGAAGCTCATCCGCGAACGGATGCGCGCCTGCTCGCTCGAGGATCGGGCGGCATGGTCTGAATCCGTGCTTAGCCATCTGCGGCAGAAGCCCGAATGGGTACGTCCGGGTGGAGTGGTGACATTGTTCGGAGGCATGGTCTCAGAGCCGAATCTCCTGCCACTCCTGCCATGGCTGCAAGAAATGGGCATGCGCACGGCATTTTTTGCCATTGAGGGTGACATCATGACGCCTTATCTCATTCAAGATGAGCAGGATTTGGTGCCGGGGGTGCTCGGTGTCCTGGAACCGTGGCGCAATGCCAAGAAGCGTCTGAAATTTGAAGAAGTCTCTGTGGCGCTTGTTCCCGGAGTGGCTTTTTCCTCAGCGGATGGAACGCGCCTCGGCCGCGGCAAGGGTCACTATGACCGCGCGCTTGAGAGAATGCAGGACATCTGCGTACGCATCGGCGTGTGCTTCCACATGCAAATCCTGCCCACCGTGCCGGCGGAAGGACACGATCGGAGAGTACAATCCATTGTGACCGAGAATGGGTGGATGAGCCTCACAGGACGGGACTGA
- a CDS encoding cytochrome c biogenesis protein — protein sequence MKASRLMKTLAACCAAWALLPVVLTAQAEAPKPAADPHASVTAVPAATAPAQVASENKAAPIPLETLMDPELLKIMATIPVQQQGRVKPLETVARTTLLLPMYGKQSMKAEKFNETTGKVEPVLDPQTGKPVVNAKGKSTLSAMEWMLISLFRPDIGKELNVFVVDNSDAVVILNLHGKGKRDRYSYNEIAEGRQKLSQKMEEFRGMDPAKLSPESRALYKLSQDFLDYDMMLGHFDFARNPFGDQVGKVPAEILSPADGPNPPIAALLPKMAAYFKAHPEAQAPMANPWFFNFIRTLLCAKMNGVPQEQMNLFPPDDKNLEVWKSPGAIMQEALSGAEVSAHEYAMLTAWGELGRLDGTASSSDFKAKAKQVADTLSKAASDRGQTGHIGLELLLHKGDFFTRALYMFVLGSLALSAAWVSPGGRWEKTCKSICWGAMIIGAVLGTVGIIIRSLIMERPPITTLYETIIFITTTSVIGALLVEWMSRRKDLAMTVACISGVAGMFLSIRFFEMEGKDSLVQLQAVLITNFWLATHVPCINLGYACGMVACKTSMVYFTRRVFGVTKAGDEDARTLTRISYAFVLAGLFLSLVGTVLGGVWANYSWGRFWGWDPKENGALMIVLMNLIILHARLGGYVREAGFHVVNVILGMITIFSWFATNQLGIGLHAYGELSGAWKWLYTIWGVMAGYVVLGMIFAQMDKSSRSGGSVSGGSTREGQKGEHDLLPQAVAK from the coding sequence ATGAAAGCTTCCCGATTGATGAAGACCCTGGCGGCCTGCTGTGCAGCCTGGGCTCTGCTGCCGGTGGTGCTGACTGCCCAGGCAGAAGCTCCCAAACCCGCTGCGGATCCTCATGCGTCTGTAACGGCAGTGCCGGCAGCCACGGCGCCCGCCCAGGTGGCGTCAGAGAACAAGGCAGCTCCCATCCCGCTGGAGACATTGATGGATCCGGAGTTGCTGAAGATCATGGCCACCATCCCAGTGCAGCAGCAGGGACGCGTGAAGCCGCTCGAGACGGTGGCTCGCACCACCCTGCTCCTGCCCATGTATGGCAAGCAGAGCATGAAGGCGGAGAAGTTCAACGAAACCACCGGAAAGGTGGAGCCGGTGCTGGATCCGCAAACGGGCAAGCCGGTGGTGAATGCCAAAGGCAAATCAACGCTGAGCGCCATGGAGTGGATGCTTATCAGCCTGTTCCGTCCGGACATTGGCAAGGAACTGAATGTCTTCGTGGTGGATAACTCGGATGCCGTGGTGATCCTGAACCTGCACGGCAAGGGCAAGCGCGACCGCTACTCGTACAATGAGATCGCGGAAGGTCGCCAGAAGCTCTCGCAAAAGATGGAAGAATTCCGCGGGATGGATCCGGCCAAGCTCTCACCGGAGTCCCGCGCGCTCTACAAGCTGAGCCAGGACTTCCTCGATTACGACATGATGCTGGGGCACTTCGACTTCGCCCGCAATCCCTTCGGGGATCAGGTCGGGAAGGTGCCAGCGGAGATCCTTTCTCCTGCGGACGGCCCGAATCCTCCCATCGCGGCGCTGCTGCCCAAGATGGCCGCGTATTTCAAGGCGCATCCGGAAGCTCAGGCACCCATGGCGAATCCCTGGTTCTTCAACTTCATCCGCACGCTGCTGTGCGCCAAGATGAACGGCGTGCCGCAGGAGCAGATGAATCTCTTTCCTCCTGATGACAAGAATCTCGAGGTGTGGAAGAGCCCCGGTGCGATCATGCAGGAAGCTCTGAGCGGTGCGGAGGTCTCCGCACATGAGTATGCCATGCTCACCGCCTGGGGTGAATTGGGACGCCTTGACGGCACGGCCAGCAGCAGTGATTTCAAGGCGAAGGCGAAGCAGGTGGCGGACACGCTCAGCAAGGCGGCCTCGGACCGGGGGCAGACCGGACACATCGGCCTGGAACTGCTGCTGCACAAAGGGGACTTCTTCACCAGAGCGCTGTACATGTTTGTGCTGGGCAGCCTGGCTCTCTCTGCGGCGTGGGTATCACCCGGGGGCCGTTGGGAGAAGACGTGCAAGTCCATCTGTTGGGGAGCGATGATCATTGGCGCCGTGCTTGGCACCGTGGGGATCATCATCCGCAGTCTGATCATGGAGCGTCCTCCGATCACCACGCTCTATGAGACCATCATTTTCATCACCACAACCTCGGTGATTGGAGCACTGCTGGTCGAGTGGATGAGTCGCCGCAAGGATCTGGCCATGACAGTGGCCTGCATCTCGGGTGTTGCCGGGATGTTCCTCTCCATCCGCTTCTTCGAAATGGAAGGCAAGGACAGCTTGGTGCAGCTGCAAGCCGTGCTCATCACGAACTTCTGGCTGGCCACGCACGTGCCGTGCATCAACCTCGGCTACGCGTGTGGGATGGTGGCTTGCAAGACTTCCATGGTGTACTTCACGCGCCGCGTGTTCGGTGTCACCAAGGCTGGGGATGAGGATGCCCGCACCCTGACGCGCATCTCGTACGCATTTGTGCTGGCCGGTCTTTTCCTTTCACTCGTCGGCACTGTGCTCGGCGGCGTGTGGGCAAACTATTCCTGGGGCCGCTTCTGGGGTTGGGACCCGAAGGAGAATGGCGCGCTCATGATTGTGCTGATGAACCTGATCATCCTGCATGCCCGCCTTGGCGGTTATGTTCGCGAGGCCGGATTCCACGTGGTGAACGTGATTCTGGGGATGATCACCATCTTTTCCTGGTTCGCGACCAACCAGCTCGGCATCGGATTGCACGCTTACGGTGAACTCAGCGGCGCCTGGAAGTGGCTCTACACCATCTGGGGCGTCATGGCTGGCTATGTGGTGCTGGGGATGATCTTCGCGCAAATGGACAAGAGCTCCCGCTCAGGTGGGAGTGTCAGCGGCGGGTCAACTCGTGAAGGGCAAAAGGGAGAGCATGACCTGCTTCCGCAGGCTGTTGCCAAATAG
- a CDS encoding class I fructose-bisphosphate aldolase — MLDQIVSLLGDKADSLLKHECKTIAKELLHLPGSDWVDRIFAPSDRNQRVLNNLNWMYNTGRLAGTGYLSILPVDQGVEHSAGASFAPNPEYFDPENIVKLAIEGGCNAVASTFGVLGMVSRKYAHKIPFLVKLNHNELLTYPNAFKEIPFGTVDRAYEMGAAAVGATIYFGSDDAGREIVEVAQAFSRAHELGMATVLWCYLRNPEFKKDKDYHVAADLTGQANHLGCTLQADIIKQKLPENNGGFIALNTGGSSYGKLDKRIYSVLSSDHPIDLCRYQIANCYLGRAGLINSGGASGKKDFEDAVYTAVINKRAGGSGLISGRKAFQRPMKEGAELLQQIQDVYLCKEITIA, encoded by the coding sequence ATGCTCGACCAAATTGTTTCCCTGCTCGGCGACAAGGCCGACTCCCTGCTCAAGCACGAGTGCAAGACGATTGCCAAAGAGTTGCTTCATCTTCCTGGTTCAGACTGGGTTGATCGGATCTTTGCTCCCAGCGATCGCAACCAGAGGGTGCTCAACAACCTCAACTGGATGTACAACACCGGTCGACTCGCGGGCACGGGATATCTGTCCATTCTTCCGGTGGACCAGGGAGTGGAGCATTCCGCGGGAGCGAGCTTCGCGCCGAATCCTGAGTATTTCGATCCGGAGAACATCGTGAAGCTGGCCATCGAGGGCGGATGCAATGCGGTGGCCTCCACCTTTGGTGTGCTGGGCATGGTCTCACGAAAGTACGCGCACAAGATTCCCTTCCTCGTGAAGTTGAATCACAATGAACTGCTCACGTATCCGAATGCGTTCAAGGAGATCCCGTTTGGCACGGTGGATCGTGCGTATGAGATGGGAGCAGCGGCGGTGGGTGCGACGATCTATTTCGGCTCTGATGATGCGGGCCGGGAGATTGTCGAGGTCGCACAAGCCTTCTCACGGGCACATGAGCTGGGGATGGCCACCGTGTTGTGGTGCTACCTGCGCAACCCGGAGTTCAAGAAGGACAAGGACTATCATGTGGCCGCAGACCTGACCGGCCAGGCCAATCACCTTGGCTGCACCTTGCAGGCCGATATCATCAAGCAGAAGCTGCCGGAGAATAACGGAGGCTTCATTGCGCTGAATACCGGCGGCTCCAGCTATGGCAAGTTGGACAAGCGTATCTACTCAGTCCTCTCCAGCGATCACCCCATCGATCTGTGCCGCTATCAGATTGCGAATTGTTATCTGGGGCGCGCGGGATTGATCAACAGTGGTGGTGCCTCTGGCAAAAAAGACTTCGAGGATGCCGTGTATACCGCCGTGATCAACAAGCGTGCGGGAGGCTCTGGACTCATCTCGGGGCGCAAGGCTTTCCAGCGTCCCATGAAGGAGGGTGCGGAACTGCTGCAGCAGATCCAGGATGTGTATCTATGCAAGGAGATCACGATTGCGTGA
- the thiD gene encoding bifunctional hydroxymethylpyrimidine kinase/phosphomethylpyrimidine kinase, which translates to MRVAASPPVILTIAGSDCSGGAGIQADLKTITALGGYGMTAVTGVVAETPLVVSRIQLIDAEVVHEQVKLLLDAYPMAAAKTGMLGGKEQIEAVVSAWESSERSAKQVPLVVDPVMVATSGGRLLDEDAEEALVTRLFPHAALITPNLDEAAVLVGEKITTRESMEHHALALSARHGCAVLLKGGHLSGDSVPDVLVSDGELHWLEGRRIEGVHTHGTGCTYSAAIAAGLGNGLSMLDAVRQGKEFVTNAIATHLRWGEMEALNQTQGK; encoded by the coding sequence ATGAGAGTTGCCGCCAGCCCCCCTGTCATCCTTACCATCGCCGGATCTGATTGTTCTGGGGGGGCTGGCATTCAGGCGGATCTCAAGACGATCACGGCATTGGGCGGCTATGGGATGACGGCCGTGACTGGGGTGGTGGCGGAGACACCGCTGGTGGTTTCTCGCATTCAACTCATTGATGCGGAGGTGGTGCATGAGCAGGTGAAGCTGCTGCTGGATGCCTATCCCATGGCTGCGGCGAAGACGGGCATGTTGGGTGGCAAGGAGCAGATCGAGGCGGTGGTTTCTGCCTGGGAATCCTCAGAAAGGTCCGCAAAGCAGGTTCCGCTCGTGGTGGATCCTGTGATGGTGGCCACGAGCGGTGGACGCCTGTTGGATGAAGATGCGGAAGAGGCGCTGGTGACCCGACTGTTTCCCCACGCTGCGCTCATCACTCCCAATCTTGATGAGGCTGCCGTGCTGGTGGGAGAGAAGATCACTACGCGTGAATCCATGGAGCACCACGCGCTGGCCTTGAGCGCGCGTCATGGCTGTGCCGTGCTGTTGAAAGGAGGGCACCTGTCGGGTGATAGTGTGCCGGATGTGCTTGTCAGTGATGGAGAACTCCACTGGCTGGAGGGACGTCGCATTGAGGGGGTGCACACGCATGGCACCGGATGCACGTACTCCGCGGCGATCGCTGCCGGGCTTGGGAACGGATTGTCGATGCTCGATGCCGTGCGGCAGGGGAAGGAATTTGTCACGAATGCCATCGCCACTCATCTCCGCTGGGGAGAGATGGAGGCGCTGAATCAGACGCAAGGAAAGTAG
- a CDS encoding MBL fold metallo-hydrolase, translating into MLHDPNFRSFSQKALTRRQGQAASGSGSNGHNTNKVGLLPSKGWRERNLKFFSDVLIPHLLTPRQAGGEFSFRADLENHETGVTWLGHAGFLLQVGGKNILVDPVWALWLGPIKRVSHPSLVARSLPYIDLVLITHAHFDHLHLPSLRSIAAGQPIIVPEGVGSIVKNCAFSRVIEMHYWQTLRVDTLDITFTPTKHWGARFIHDTYRKFGGYLITERKSGHTIFHCGDSSLFDGFQEIAKRSSVDIALMPIGAYEPPSGRPVHMNPEEALEAADMLSARHIVPMHYGTFPISGEPIHEPVARFRTKAEANLDHSVHVLNEGRSRVFGR; encoded by the coding sequence ATGCTCCACGACCCCAACTTTCGATCCTTCAGCCAAAAGGCGCTTACGCGACGCCAGGGCCAAGCGGCCTCTGGTTCTGGCTCCAATGGGCATAACACCAACAAGGTGGGCCTGTTGCCCAGCAAGGGCTGGCGGGAGCGCAACCTGAAGTTCTTCAGCGATGTGCTCATCCCCCACTTGCTGACCCCACGACAGGCCGGCGGAGAGTTTTCCTTCCGCGCAGACCTTGAGAACCACGAAACCGGCGTGACCTGGCTTGGTCATGCCGGTTTTCTTTTGCAGGTGGGTGGCAAAAACATTCTCGTGGACCCCGTCTGGGCGCTCTGGTTGGGGCCCATCAAGCGCGTCAGCCACCCCAGCCTGGTGGCCCGCAGCCTCCCATACATCGATCTCGTGCTCATCACGCACGCGCATTTCGACCACCTTCATCTTCCGAGTTTACGTTCCATCGCCGCAGGTCAGCCGATCATTGTTCCAGAAGGTGTCGGCAGCATTGTAAAAAATTGCGCCTTCAGCCGGGTCATTGAGATGCACTACTGGCAGACGCTGCGCGTGGATACGCTCGATATCACCTTCACGCCGACCAAGCACTGGGGCGCACGCTTCATCCACGACACCTACCGTAAATTTGGCGGATACCTCATCACGGAACGCAAGAGCGGACACACCATCTTCCATTGTGGAGACAGCTCCCTCTTCGATGGCTTCCAGGAGATCGCCAAACGTTCCTCCGTCGATATCGCACTCATGCCCATCGGCGCCTATGAACCTCCGAGCGGCCGTCCCGTGCACATGAATCCCGAAGAGGCGCTGGAAGCCGCAGACATGCTTTCCGCCCGCCACATCGTGCCCATGCACTACGGCACCTTCCCCATCAGCGGCGAACCCATCCATGAGCCGGTGGCACGCTTCCGGACGAAAGCCGAGGCAAACCTCGACCACAGCGTGCATGTCCTGAACGAGGGACGGTCACGCGTGTTTGGGCGGTAA